In Polyangiaceae bacterium, the genomic window CCCAGCGCGGGAACTTCGCGGTGGCGCCGAGCACGGCCTGCTGGGAGAGCGCGTCCACCTTCACCACGGCGCCGTCGATCTCGTAGGGGAAATCCTTGCGCTTCGCCTCGATGGCGGCGACCGCGCGGTGCAGCTCGTCCACGCTCTTGCACACGCGGTGCTGGCGGTGGGTCGGCAGGCCGAGCTTCGCGACGCGATCGAGCGCCGCGGAGTGGCTCCCGCCCAGATCCTCGACCACCTGCCAGATCAGCGCGCGCAGGCGGCGCTTGGCCACGATCCGCGGATCGACCATGCGCAGGCTGCCGGCGGCGGCGTTGCGCGGGTTGGCGAACAAAGGTTCCCCGTCCCGCGCGCGCTCTTCGTTGATGAGCTCGAGATCCTTGCGGTAGATGACCACCTCACCGCGCAGCGTGAGCGGCCCCGCGAAATCGATGCTCATCGGCAGCGAACGGATGGTGCGCAGGTTCTCGCTGATGTCCTCGCCCACCACGCCGTCGCCGCGAGTCGAGCCGCCGGCGAAACGTCCCTCGCGGTACAAGAGCTCGACGCTCGCGCCGTCGAGCTTGGGCTCCACGCAGAACGCGGGAGTGGCGCCAGCGGGCAGCCCGTCGTGCACGCGCCGCACGAAGTCCTCGAGCTCCTGCTCGTCGTAGGTGTTGTCGAGGGACATCATCGGCACCACGTGCTCGACCGTCCGGAGATCGGTGCGCGGCGCGCCGCCCACGCGGCGAGTGGGCGAGTCCGGGCCCGCCAGCTCGGGGTGCGCGGCCTCCAGCGCCACCAGCTCCGCGTACAAGGCGTCGTACTCGCGGTCGCCGATCTGCGGATCGTCGAGCACATAGTAGCGGTAGTCGTGCGCGCGGATCTCGCGCACCAGCGCGGCGTGACGCTGGCGTGGGGTCACGCGCGGGTCTCCAGCTCGAGGGCCTTGGCCAGGCGCGAGAGCCCCTCGGCGAGCTTCTTGCCGTCGGTGGTCCAGCCCAGGCGAAAGGCGCTGGCCTCACCGAAGAAGGCGCCGGGCGCCGCGATCACGCCGAGCTCGCGGATGGCGCGCTCGATCTTCGGCAAGACATCTTCGCCGCGCGAGTCGCGCACCCAGCCGAAGACGCCGTTTGCCTGCGGGCTCACCCAGGACAGGCTCGAGTGGCGCGCGACGAAGGCGTCCACGAGCTCGCGCTTGCCCGCCTGGAGCAGGCGCGCGCGCTCCAGCAGGCGATCGGCGCGGGTGACCGCGCGCTCGCCCCAGGCCCAGGTCACCGGCGGCGCCAAACCTTGGGTGAAGCGCTCCACGCGCGAGGCGGGCTCGACCAGCGCCTCCGGCAAGAGCAACCAGCCCGCGCGGGTCCAGCCGGCGCCCCAGCATTTGGTGGCGCTCGAGCAGCTGACGATGTTCGGCCCGAGCCGCCGCGCGGTCGTGCGCGGCGCGGCGAGCTCCAGGTAGGCCTCGTCGATCAAGAGCGCGATGTTCCTGGGCTCGAGCGCGCTCGCTAGCGCGGTGAGCTCGGCTTCGCTGGCGACGGCGCCGGTCGGGTTGTGGGGGTTGGTGATGGCGACGACGCGCGTCTCCGGGCGACAGGCCGCGAGCACCGCGTCGGGGTCGAGGGCGAAGCCGGCATCGAAGCGGCGCTCGAAGCGATCGACGCCGATCCCGAGCGCCTCCGCGCCACGCCAGAGCGGCTCGTAGCTCGGATTCTCGACCAAGAGCCGCTCGCCGCGCTCGAGCAGCGTGGCGTGCGCGACGAACAGCGCGCCGCTCGCCCCGAGCGTGGTGACGACCTCCCGGGCCGGGACGCGGTAGCGCGCCGCGACCGCCTCGCGGAACCGCTCGCGGGCCCCCATGTCGGCGACCGGCGCGCCGGCGCCCAGCGACTCCTCGGCGATCGGGGTGACCCCGCTCGAGGCCAGGTCGTAGCTCACCTGCCCGTACCAGCGACCTGCGAAATCCAGGTAGGCAATCGACGGCAGCACGGCCCCGGAGACTAGCCCGGAACCTCGCGCGATTGGGCTCCGTTTGCGCTAAGGTCCCGGCGTCGAATGGCGGACGCGCCGCGTGAAAACCAGACCGACGAGCCGGACTTCGGGCCCGAGGAGCAGCCCGAGGTCAGCATCGCTCTGGCGGAGGTCCCGCGCAGCGAAGGAGACCTCTTCTGGCGCCTGCGCGGCGTGATCAAGACCATCCGCCCCCACCAGTGGGTCAAGAACGTCTTCGTGCTGGCGCCGGTGGTGTTCGCCAAAGAGATCTTCGACCCGCTCTTGCTCTGGCGGGCCGCGGCGGCGTTCTTCGCGTTCTGCCTGCTCGCCGGCGCCGTCTACACCATGAACGACCTGGCGGACGTCGAGGCGGACCGCCAGCACCCCGTGAAGCGCTTCCGTCCCATCGCCTCGGGTCGCGTCCCCATCCCCGCCGCGCGGGCGCTGGCCGTGGCGCTGGTCATCGGCGCGCTCGCCGGCTCGGCGTTCCGCTCCTGGCAGTTCTTCGCGGCCGCCGCGGCCTACTTCGGACTGAACGTCGCCTACTCGTTCAAGCTCAAGCACATCGCCTACCTCGACGTCGGCTGCATCGCCGCGGGCTTCGTGCTGCGCGTGATGGGCGGCGGCTTCGCCACGCAGATCTCGGTGTCGTGGTACCTCCTGGTGTGTACCGCGCTCTTGGCGCTGTTCCTGGGCTTCGGCAAGCGCCGCCACGAGCTGGCGCTGGCTGCCACCGGCGGCAGCGGCAAGACCCGCGCGGCGCTCGAGTCCTACAGCTCGCGGGGGCTCGACGTCGCACTGACTGTCACGGCCCTTCTGACCACCGTGACCTACGTCGCGTACACGCTCGATCCGCACACCCAGGAGTTCTTCAAGACCAAGTGGCTCTGGCCCAGCACGCTGTTCGTGGTGCTCGGCGTCTGGCGCTTCCTGCACCTGGTCCGGAGCCGCCCCCGGGCCGAGAGCCCTACCCAGGAAATGCTGAAAGATGGCCCGTTCGTCGCCATCGTGATGGGCTGGGTCATGCTGGTGGGCTGGGTCGTCTACCACCTCAGGCCGAGCTGACATGGCGGAACCGGAGAAGCCCGCGGAGCAGAAGGCCGGCTTCTTCGCCAAGGCGAGCGACGCCTGGTCGGACCTCGTGCTCACGCTGCCGATCTTCGTCCTCTACCACCTGGGCGTGGTCTTCCTGCCGGTGCGCAACGCGGCCGACGTCGTGACCAGCGAGCTGATCGCGCTGGCCAACAACAACATGGTCGCCTACGCCGGGCTGACCCTGCTCATCGGCGGCGTGTTCGTCGGCGTGCTCCTGGTGCTGGGGCGCGGACACGCCCTCGAGTGGGAGCGCTTCGCCTTCCTGGCGGTGGAGGCCACCCTGTACGCGGTGGCCATGCGCTTCATCGCCGGCTGGGTCGTGGGAAAGCTGACCTTGGCAGGTGCGCCCCTCGGCGGCGGCTTCACCGGCGCGGTGATGAGCGCTGGCGCCGGGTTGTACGAGGAGATCGCCTTCCGGGTGATCCTCTACGGCCTGGGCCTGCGCGTGCTGCTCTTGATGTTCCCGATGGTCGATCCCTTGCGGCCGCGCCTCCTGGGCGTGGCCTGGGCGCTGATCGCCGCCGCGGTGTTCAGCGGCTGGCACTACGTGGGCGCCTACGGCGATCCGTTCGAGCTGCGCTCGTTCGTGTTCCGCTGGACCTGCGGGGTGGTGTTCACCGTCATCTACCGCTTCCGAGGTTTCGCTCCGGCGGTGTGGACGCACACGCTGTACGACGTCTGGGTGCTGGTGCTGTAGCGGCGATCGCCGGTGGCGAAGTGGCGATTCGCCAGCGGCTTCAGCCACGGAACCCGGGCGTTTCCTGCTGGTTCACGTCGCCTGCAAACCCTCCTCGGGCAGCGTCCGCGGATCGAGCACGGTACACTGGCCATGGTGAGCGAAGCGCGAATCATCGAGCTCCACTATCGGCTCGAGCCCGAGCTCGAGACCTGGGTGCTGCCCGAGGTCTCCGTGCCCGAGTCGCGTCCCCACGATCTCACCATCGAGTACCTGCGAGCGCTGCTTGCGGCCTGGGTCGCTCGCAGCGGCAGGCCGGCGATCGTGGCGCGCAACCTGGCCCTGCGCTGGGTCGCGCGGCACCCGCAAGTCGGGATCGACCCGGATCTGTGCCTGATCGAGCCGGCGCCGCCGGACCCCGACCGCCTGTCGAGCCTGTGCCTCTGGAAGCCCGGTCACGTCGCGCCGCGCCTGGCCATCGAGGTGGTGAGCGAGAGCCACCCGTACAAGGACTACGCCGACGTGCACGAGAAGTACGCGGCGTGCGGCGTCCCGGAGCTGTGGGTGCTCGACCCGCTGCGCATCGGACCCAAGCGTTTCGGCGGGCCATTCGAGATCCAGATCTGGCAGGGGGACGCCGGCGCGCGATTCGAGCGGGTGTACCAGGGCGCCGGCCCCGTGCGGTCGGTCGCGCTCCAGGCTTGGCTGCGGAGCGGGGGCGGGAAGGTCTCGATCGCGGACGACGAAGCTGGCGCCCAGCTCTGGGTGACCACGGAGGAGGCCGCGCGTGGGGAGACGAGCGAGCTCAGAGAGCGCGTCCGCGAGCTGGAAGCCGAGCTCGCCGGGCGGCGCTGACTACGCGAGGCGCGTCGCGAGCACGAAGCGCTCCACGTTGCCCTTCGGCCCGGCGACTCTGGAGTCGCACTCGGAGAGCACGTCGAAGCCCGCGGCCTCGATCGCGGCGCGGGCCTCGGCGATGGCGGCGCTCCGCACCTCGGGGTCGCGGATCACGCCGCGCGCGCGGCGGGCGGCGTCGCGGCCGGCCTCGAACTGCGGCTTGACCAGCGCGAGCAGCCGCCCTGCACGCGGCAAGATCGCAGAGATGGCCGGCATCAGCTTCTCGATGCCGATGAACGAAGCGTCCACCACCACGAGCCCGATCGGCTCCGGGAACGAAGCCGCGCTCAGGTGTCGGGCGTTGGTGCGCTCCATCACCACGACGCGCGGGTCAGCGCGGAGTTTCTGCGCGAGCTGACCGTGGCCCACATCGACGGCGTAGACCCTGCTGGCGCCGTGCTGGAGCACGCAGTCGGTGAATCCGCCGGTGGAGGCGCCGATGTCCAGCACGACCTGATCCGCGACGTCCACGGCGAGCTCGGTCAGGGCACCCTCCAGCTTGTCGCCGCCCCGCGACACGAAGCGCGGCGCGCCGCGCACCTGGAGCTCCGCGTCGTCCGCCAGGAGCTCGCCGGCCTTCTCCACCCGCCGCTCTCCTGAAAAGACACGGCCGGCCAGGATCAGTGCCTGCGCCTGCGTGCGCGACGCGGCGAGGGCGCGCTCCACCAGCGCCACGTCTGCGCGGAGCTTCACGGCAACCGAGCTCCCGGGTGCAGCGCGCGAGCCAAGATCGAGAGGCCTTGACCCACGCGGGGCCCAGGCCTGAGCACGCGGTCGTCGGAGACCACGATCAGGTGGCCTTCGCGCACGGCGCGCACCTCGCTCCAGCCCGGAAGCTCCTTGCTGATGTTGATGCCTTCGCGCATGGCGCCGCCCGTCGAGTCGATGATCACGTCGGGATCCAGCGCGAGCACGCGCTCGATGCCCAGGGTCGGGAAGCGGTTCCGCTCGCCGGTGATCACGTTGTCCGCGCCGGACAGGCGCAGCATCTCGTCCGGGAAGCTCCCGGGCCCCGCGACCACCACCGGCCGCAGGCCGAACACGTACAGCGCGCGGGGGCGCGCGCGCCCGGCGAGCGCCTGCTCGATCGCGGCGCGCTCGCGCTCGATGTTCGCCTTCTGCTCGAGCCCTCGGGCCTCGTCGCCGAGCAAGCGCGCGAGACCGACCAGCATGGCGCCGATCTCGATCAGGCTCTGCGTCGGCGGGAAGAACGTGGCGATGCCGCGCGCGTCGAGCCGCTCGGCGAAGTCCCGGAGCCCCGGGCCTTGCACGCCGACCACGAGATCGGGCTTCACCCCCAGGATGGCCTCCAGGCTCGGATCGACGAAGCCGCCCACGGGACGGACCGCCTTCACCTCCGGCGGGAAGTCGCAGTAGCGGGAGCGGCCGACCAGGCGAGGGCCGTGACCCAGCGCAAACACAGCCTCGGTGGTGGCTGGGGAGAGCGAGACGACCCGACCCGCAGGCCCCGAGCGCGCTTTTGCCCGGCTACAGCCGATCAGCGGCAAAACCGAGATAAATGCGCGGCGCCCGAGCCTCACGGGGGCTGTTCTAGCGCCGGGTGGGGAAGATGGGCACCGGCAAGGTCGTAGGAGGAGCCCGAGCGGGGTTTCCCCGCGTTCTCCCCGTGGTCCGGGGTTGTTGACGTCGTCCGTGCCCTCGGGCAAGCATGCGCCCGCCCGAGGCAGGGCACCTTGTAGTTTCCGGGCCGAAGACCGGCCTTCATCGGAGGATCAGTAGATGCGGATCTCGAAGCTCAGTGTTGGAGCGGCGGTGGTAGTAGCGGCGGTCTCGTTCGCGGGAAGCGCTCTGGCTTAGGACGCGGAGGCGAGCGGTGAGGTCGGCATGACGCTCCCGGGCGCCGGTGGCGGACCCAAGGCACAAGGCACCGCGGGCGAATCGGACCACGAGGCCATGATTGGCCACTTCGCGGTCGGGTACATGGGACGGTTCCAGATCCCGCTCGCTGGCGGCGGCCCTCCCGGTCCGCCCCCAATCCAGTACGTCTCCGCTCCCGCCGTGGGCATGCGCTACTGGCTCGATCAGGGCATGGGCATCGACATCGGCCTGGGCCTGCTCTCCACCGGAGGCAGCGACTCGTACAACAACGGCAACCAGACCGTCACCAACGACGAGGCGGGCATCAACGCCGGGCTCCTCCACGCCGGCCTGCCCCTGGCGCTCGCGTCGAGCAAGCACTTCACGTTCCTGCTCGTGCCGGAGGCCAACGTGGGCTTCGCTCAGCGGACGCAGGAGGCCGGTGGGACCAAGCTCGAGCAGAGCGGCCTCGGCATCGATCTGGGCGCGCGCGCCGGTGCGGAGATCCACTTCGGCTTCATGGGCATCCCGCAGCTCTCGCTCCAGGGTGGCATCGGCGTGCTGTTCCGCATGGATTCCGTCAAGTACACCTACACGCAGCCGAACTCCCCCGAGCAGACTGGCGAGACCAAGCACAACGAGTTCACCACCACGGTGAACGGGAATCCTTGGGACATTTTCCAAGGTAACATTGCCGCGCTATACTACTTCTGATTCTTGGGACGCCCTCGGGCGGAAAGGCACGCCATGGCTAGCCGGCAACTGTCTGTGATCTTTTCCTCGGCGCTGATCGCGATCGCTTGCGGCGGTAGCGGTCAGACCACCGGTTCGAGCAGCGGAGCGACCTCGAACGGAGTGCCCGGCAACCCTGGCGCGCCTCCCGGCTCGAACCCCGGCGCGCTTCCGGGTGGTCCGGGCGGTGGCGGCAAGGGCGGCGGCGGCGGTCAGGGTGGCGGCGGCGGTTCGGGCGGCGGCGGCGGCGACTGCTTGAGCGTCTGCCAGGCGCTCGCATCGGAGTGTCAGCAAGATCCGTCCATCTGCGCCCTCGCCTGCGCCGATCCGCCCCCCGGCGCCGTCGAGTGCATGCAGGACGCGACCTGCGAGACCGCTCAGTCGTGCTTCGGCGGCTCCGGCGGCTCCGGCGGCGGCTCCGGTGGAGCGCCGCTTGGCGGCGCTGGCGGGCTCGGCGGTGACGGCGGCTCGCCGCCCATCGGCGGCGCCGGCGGCCTCGGCGGTGGTGGCGGGGACTGCACCTACCCGAACTGCGGCGGCTGTACGGACACGTGTCTCGCGTGTCTGTGCGCGACGCAGAACGACGAGGTTGCCTGCTCGTCGTACTGCGGGGTCTGATGGCGATCGCCAGCGGCGAGCGGCGCTTCGCCACTCGCCCGTGATGACTCGGCGCCCGGAATTCCCGGGCGCCGCAGTCGTTTTGTGGCTGGCCCGGGGTTTGCTGAAGCCGCCGGCGTGAGGCGCGATGCCCTCCTGATCTCGGCCCTGGCTCTGGCGGCGGGGCCGCTCGCGGCGGTGGCGGCCTGGTCGGCCGCGCTCACCTTTGCGCTCGCCATCGGCGTCGCGCTCGGGCGCGTACGCGCCTCGGTCATCGTGATCGCCGTGCTGGCGTTCTCCGGGAGCGCGGTCGGCGCGCGCTTCTCGCTCGACTCGTGGCAGCGCGCGTGGCTCCGCGCTCGCGCAGAGCTGCCCGAGCCCAAGCGCTGCGCCGCCAGCGCGCGCGTGGCGAGCTCACCCACGCGGCTCGGCGGGAGCATGTCGTTTCTGGCGGAGCTCCGCGACATCGACTGCGAGGGCCGCTCCCTCGCGCCGCTGAAGGCGCGCCTGCACGGCGGGCCCGCAGATCTTCGCCGCGGTGATCAGCTGGACATCGTGGCGCAGCTCGCGCCCGTGCAGCTCTTCAGGAACCGCGAGCTGCCGGATCCGACCCCCGGCGCTGCGCGGCGCGAAGCGACCGCGAGCGGCATGCTGCTGTCCGCGGACCCCGTGACACGCGGCGGGTCGTTGTTCGCGTGGGTCGATCGTGCGCGTCAGCGCGCGCGTCTCGCCATCGATCGCTCCTTCGTGCCCGCGGCGGCGCCGCTGGCCCGGGCGCTGGTGCTGGGTGAGAGCGATCTCGACCCTGAAGACGACCGCGCCTTCCGCGCGAGCGGGCTCTCGCACCTCCTGGCGGTGAGCGGCACGCACCTGGTCTTCGCAGTGGCGGCGCTGGTGCGCGCGCTCGGCGCGCTCCTCTGCCGCATCGAGAGCCTGGCTGCGCGGCTGGACTCCGGACGCATCGCGGCCGCCTTGGGCGTGCCCATCGCGCTGGGCTACGCCGACTTCGCCGGCGGGAGCGGCTCGGCCTGGCGCGCCGCCTGGATGCTGGCCGCGGCCTACCTAATCCGGGCCGCGGGACGCCATCCGCGCGCCGAGCGCACGCTGGGGCTGTCGCTCTTCGTCGGCGTGTGCGTCGATCCTCTGCTGCCCTTCGACGTGTCGTTCCTGCTTTCGGCGGGCGCCACGGTGGGGCTCGTGGTGCTGGGCCAGCCGCTGACGCGGCTCACCGAACGCCTCCCCTTCGCACCGCTCCGCTTCGTCCTAGGCTCGTTCGCCACCACGCTCGCCGCGATGCTCCCTTGCGCACCGCTGCTCGCGCTCCTGTCGCCGGAGCAGACTCTCGCTGGCATCCTCGCCAACACGCTGGCGGCCCCCATCGGCGAAGCGGTGGCGTTGCCGCTCTGTCTGCTGCACCCGCTCGTGAGCGGGGTGCCGGGGCTCGATCAGGGGGTCGCGCTGGTCGGCTCCGGCGCGCTGCTCTGGGTGCGCGGCGTCGCGCACCTGGGAGCTTCCGCGCGCTTTCTGACGTTCCCGATCCCTGCGCCCAGCGAGTGGCACTACGCGGTGCTCGCCCTGGCGGTTCTCGGGGCCTGGCTGCGCCCGCCGCGGCTGAGCTGGGCGCTCCTCGGCGCGGTCCTGCTCGGTGCCGTCGAGCTCGCCGCTTGGCGCGCGGGTCACCCGCGGGGCGAGCTTCGGGTCACGCTGCTCGACATCGGACAGGGCGACGCCATCCTGGTCGATCTGCCCGACGGCGCGCTGATGCTGGTGGACGGTGGCGGCTCGGTGGGCAGCCCGGTGGATCCGGGCGCGCGGGTCGTCGCGCCGGTGCTGCGCGCGCGGCGCCGCAGTCGGGTGGACGTCGTCGTGCTCTCGCACCCTCACCCGGATCACTTCGGCGGCCTGGCGGGAGCCCTCGCTCGGGTCGAGGTCGGGGAGCTTTGGGACAGCGGCCAAGGTGAGCGCGAGGGTGCGGGCCCGGAGTACCGCGCGCTGCTCGACGGGCTACGCGCGCGCGGCGTACGAGTACGGCGCCCCGGCGAGCTATGCAGGGGCTCGCGCGCTTTCGTCCGCGTGCTCGCGCCTTGTCCCGATTTCGTGCCGGACCGGGACGCGAACGACAACTCCTTGGTGCTGGCGCTCGGCCTCGGCGAGCGCCGCGCGCTCCTGCTCGGGGACGCCGAGCGCGAGGAGGAAGCGGAGCTCGTGCAGCAGCATGGCAGCGAGCTTCGCGCCGACTTCGTCAAGCTCGGCCACCACGGCAGCCGGACCTCCAGCAGCAGCGACCTGCTCCTCGCGGCGCGCCCGACCTTTGCCGGGATTTCCTGCGGGGTCCGCAACCGATTCGGCCACCCGCACCCGGAGACACTCGCCGCGCTCGGCCGTCGAGGTATCCACACCTTACGCACAGATCTCCACGGGGCGGTGTTCTGGAGGACCGACGGCGACGCCGTTCGCGTCGGAATCAGCGTGACCAGCGATTGACCGCGGAGGCTCGCATCGGTACCCGCTCCTCATGCCCAACGCCTGGTACCGAGAGAAGATCAAGACGCTGTACTCGCCGGAGCAGATCCAGGCGCGGGTGCGCGAGCTGGGCGCGGAGATCACCCGCGACTACCGCGGCAAGCCGCTGGTGCTCCTGTGCGTGCTCAAGGGCAGCTTCATGTTCGCGGCGGATCTGGCGCGCTGCATCGACTTGCCCTTGCGGGTCGAGTTCCTGGGCGTGCAGAGCTACGGCGACGACACCATGTCGAGCGGTGTCGTCCAGATCACCTTGGATCTCGCCCGACCCGTGGACGGCGAGGAGGTGCTCATCGTCGAGGACATCGTCGACACCGGCCTGACCCTCGACTACCTGGTGCACCAGGTGCAGACGCGCGGCCCCGCCAGCGTGAAGGTGTGCGCGCTCCTGCACAAGCCGGCGCGCACCAAGAAGAAGGTCAGCATCGACTACCTGGGCTTCACCATCGACGACGTGTTCGTGGTGGGATACGGCCTGGATTGGGCGCAGAAGTACCGCAACATGCCGGAGATCGGCGTGGTCGTAGCGCCGAACGACGGCTGATCACTTCTTGTCGCGCAAGCGCTCCAGGCGCTCGCGGATCTGCTTCTCGAGTCCCTCGTTCGAGGGCGAGTAGAGACGACGCCCGAGCAGCTCGTCGGGTAGGTAGGTCTCCCCGGGCGCGTAGCTGCCCTCGAAATCGTGCGCGTAGCGGTAGCCCTCGCCGTAGCCCTCGGCGCGCATCAGCCCGGTCACCGCGTTGCGGAGCTTCATTGGCACGGGCAGCGCGCCTTTCTCCGCGATCGAGGCGCGCGTGGCCTCGATCGCGCGCTTGACCGCGTTCGACTTGGGGCAGCTGGCCAGGTACAGGCAGGCGTGAGCCAGCGGGTAGACGCCCTCCGGCAGGCCCACGCGGCGGAAGGCCTCGTCGGCGGCCATCGCCACCTGGAGCGCGCGCGGATCGGCGTTTCCGACGTCCTCGCTGGCGAAGATGATCAGGCGTCGCGACAAGAACAGCGGGTCGTCGCCCGCGTCGAGCATGCGCAGAAACCAGTAGATGGCAGCGTCGGGATCGCTGCCGCGCATCGATTTGATCAGCGCGCTTGAGACGTTGTAGTGCTCCTCGCCGGACTTGTCGTAGAGCAGCGTGCGCTCCTCGGCAGCGCGCTTCACGTCCTCCAGCGAGAGCTCGGCTCGGCCCTCGGGCAAGAGCGCGACGGCGGTCTCGAGCAGACCCAGCGCGCGGCGCGCGTCCCCGCTGCTGTTCGCCGCGATCATGCCCAAGGCGTCCGCGTCGGCGCAGAGCTCGCGTCCGCCCAGCCCGCGCTCGCGATCGGAGAGCGCGCGTCCGAGCAGCGCGATCAGATCGCGCTCGTCCAGCGCGTGCAGGCGCAGCACCTTGCAGCGCGAGAGCACCGCGGCGTTGACGGAGAACGAGGGGTTCTCCGTGGTGGCGCCGATCAGGGTGATGGTGCCGGCCTCGACGTGGGGCAAGAAGGCGTCTTGCTGGCTTTTGTTGAAGCGGTGAATCTCGTCCACGAAGAGCGTGGTGCGCCGGCCCTGGTAGGCGAGGCGCTCCCGAGCTGCCGCGATGATCTCGCGAAGCTCGGCCACGCCGCCGAGCACTGCCGAGAAGGCCACGAACTCCGAGCGGGTCGAGCCGGCGATGACGTGCGCCAGCGTCGTCTTGCCGGAGCCCGGTGGACCCCAGAGCACGAGCGAAGGCACGCGGTCCTGGCGGATGGCGTCGGCGAGCCACTTCCCTGCGTCGATCAGGTGGCGCTGCCCCAGCACTTCGTCGAGCGTCCGCGGGCGCATGCGATCGGCGAGCGGCGCCGTGCCACGGCGCGCGACCGCACCGAGGAGCGTCGGTTGAGCCGGTGCCTCGCGCTTCTTCTGCGCCATCAGGCGCGCTCCCCGAAGATGGCCGTGCCGATCCGCACCCAGGTCGCGCCAGCGCCGATGGCCTGCTCCAGATCGTGGGTCATGCCCATGGAGAGCTCCGGCAGCCGCGCCACGCCGCCGTGCGCGTCCCTGAGCGCGACCAGTCGATCGAAGAAGGGCCTCGCGCCCGCCGGATCGTCCGTGTGCGGCGGCACCGTCATCAGGCCCGACAAGCCGAGCGCCGGCGCCCGCTCGATCGCCGCGATCACCGAGCCGAGCTCCGCCGGGGCGCAGCCGCTCTTCTGCACCTCACCACCCACGTTGACCTCGACCAAGACCGAGAGCCGATCGCGGGCGGCCTCCGCCGCACGCTTGCCGAGCTCTTCGGCCAGGCGCACCGAGTCCACGGTGTGGATGGCGCTCACCAGCTTCACGACCTGCTTGGCCTTGTTGCGCTGCAGGTGCCCGATCATGTGCCAGCGAAGGTCGGGCAAGTCCGTCAGGGCGGCGGCCTTCTCGGCCAGCTCCTGCACGTAGTTCTCGCCGAAGTCCCGCTGTCCCGCCGCGTAGGCCGCGCGGATCGCCGCTTCCGGCTTGGTCTTGCTCACCGCCAAGAGGCGCACCGAGCTCGGATCGCGCCCTGCCGCGCGCGCCGCGCGTTCGATGCGCGCGTGCACCGCCGCCAGGCGCGCGGCGATGTCGTCGCTCAACTGCCCCTCCGCGCCTTGGCGATCACCTCGCGATACACGTCGAGGGTCCGCTCCGCCATGCGCTCCACCCCAAAGCGCCGCGCTCGCGCCGTGCCCCGAGCGCTCAGCCGCTCGCGCTCCGCCGGCTGATCGAACAGCGTGTGGATGCCGTCGGCGATGGCGTCGTCGTCCTCCGGATCCACCTGGATCGCGGCGTCGCCGGCGATCTCCGCCAGGCTCGAGCGGTCGCTGGTGATGACCGGGCAACCGCACGCCATCGCCTCCACCACCGGGTAGCCGAAGCCCTCCGCCCGCGAGGGGAAGAGCTGAGCGACCGCGCCGCGATACAGCGCCGCGAGCTCGCCGTCGGAGACGTAGCCCACGAGCGCGAGCGCCCCGGACACGCCGTGCTCGAGCGCGGCTCGGCGAAGCTCGAGCTGCGCACCCAGGTCGAGGCGCGCCGCCCAGACCATCTTCACGTCCGCGTCGGGCGAGCGCCGCCGCACCTTGGCCAGTGCGGCCAACATGCGCCCGGAGTTCTTGCGGAAGTCTGCTGCGCCCACGCAGAGCACGTAGGGCGACTCGTCCAGGCCGAAGCGCGCGCGCACCGCGCCATCTTCAGCGCCCGGCTCGCTGGACCAGCGCTCCAGATCCACGCCGTTGTGGACCACGCTGATCTTCTTCGGCGAGACGCCGAGCAAGGTCACCAGATCGTTGGCGGTGGTCTCACTGACCGCGATCACGTGGCTGGCGGAGTGGTAGCGCCGGTGATCCATGCGCTCGCGGCTGGCCCGGCTCCCGTCGCGCCAGCCCACGTACTTCTCGGGGAAGCGCAGCGGGATCAGATCGTGACAGGTGGTGACGCGCGGGCAGCCCAGCTCGCCGAGCGGCGTCGCGTTCGGATGCCCGGTGTGCAGGAGGTCCGCCGAGAGCGCGCGCGTCGCCGCACCCATCGCGACGCGCACGCGGTACGCCCAGGACAGGTGCGGCTGTGCGGGTTCGTCACGGGAGGTCAGTCGCTCGACGGCGCCGGCGAGATCCTCGGTGACGATGGC contains:
- a CDS encoding ComEC/Rec2 family competence protein → MRRDALLISALALAAGPLAAVAAWSAALTFALAIGVALGRVRASVIVIAVLAFSGSAVGARFSLDSWQRAWLRARAELPEPKRCAASARVASSPTRLGGSMSFLAELRDIDCEGRSLAPLKARLHGGPADLRRGDQLDIVAQLAPVQLFRNRELPDPTPGAARREATASGMLLSADPVTRGGSLFAWVDRARQRARLAIDRSFVPAAAPLARALVLGESDLDPEDDRAFRASGLSHLLAVSGTHLVFAVAALVRALGALLCRIESLAARLDSGRIAAALGVPIALGYADFAGGSGSAWRAAWMLAAAYLIRAAGRHPRAERTLGLSLFVGVCVDPLLPFDVSFLLSAGATVGLVVLGQPLTRLTERLPFAPLRFVLGSFATTLAAMLPCAPLLALLSPEQTLAGILANTLAAPIGEAVALPLCLLHPLVSGVPGLDQGVALVGSGALLWVRGVAHLGASARFLTFPIPAPSEWHYAVLALAVLGAWLRPPRLSWALLGAVLLGAVELAAWRAGHPRGELRVTLLDIGQGDAILVDLPDGALMLVDGGGSVGSPVDPGARVVAPVLRARRRSRVDVVVLSHPHPDHFGGLAGALARVEVGELWDSGQGEREGAGPEYRALLDGLRARGVRVRRPGELCRGSRAFVRVLAPCPDFVPDRDANDNSLVLALGLGERRALLLGDAEREEEAELVQQHGSELRADFVKLGHHGSRTSSSSDLLLAARPTFAGISCGVRNRFGHPHPETLAALGRRGIHTLRTDLHGAVFWRTDGDAVRVGISVTSD
- the hpt gene encoding hypoxanthine phosphoribosyltransferase, yielding MPNAWYREKIKTLYSPEQIQARVRELGAEITRDYRGKPLVLLCVLKGSFMFAADLARCIDLPLRVEFLGVQSYGDDTMSSGVVQITLDLARPVDGEEVLIVEDIVDTGLTLDYLVHQVQTRGPASVKVCALLHKPARTKKKVSIDYLGFTIDDVFVVGYGLDWAQKYRNMPEIGVVVAPNDG
- a CDS encoding replication-associated recombination protein A, producing MAQKKREAPAQPTLLGAVARRGTAPLADRMRPRTLDEVLGQRHLIDAGKWLADAIRQDRVPSLVLWGPPGSGKTTLAHVIAGSTRSEFVAFSAVLGGVAELREIIAAARERLAYQGRRTTLFVDEIHRFNKSQQDAFLPHVEAGTITLIGATTENPSFSVNAAVLSRCKVLRLHALDERDLIALLGRALSDRERGLGGRELCADADALGMIAANSSGDARRALGLLETAVALLPEGRAELSLEDVKRAAEERTLLYDKSGEEHYNVSSALIKSMRGSDPDAAIYWFLRMLDAGDDPLFLSRRLIIFASEDVGNADPRALQVAMAADEAFRRVGLPEGVYPLAHACLYLASCPKSNAVKRAIEATRASIAEKGALPVPMKLRNAVTGLMRAEGYGEGYRYAHDFEGSYAPGETYLPDELLGRRLYSPSNEGLEKQIRERLERLRDKK
- a CDS encoding YggS family pyridoxal phosphate-dependent enzyme, whose protein sequence is MSDDIAARLAAVHARIERAARAAGRDPSSVRLLAVSKTKPEAAIRAAYAAGQRDFGENYVQELAEKAAALTDLPDLRWHMIGHLQRNKAKQVVKLVSAIHTVDSVRLAEELGKRAAEAARDRLSVLVEVNVGGEVQKSGCAPAELGSVIAAIERAPALGLSGLMTVPPHTDDPAGARPFFDRLVALRDAHGGVARLPELSMGMTHDLEQAIGAGATWVRIGTAIFGERA